The Silene latifolia isolate original U9 population chromosome Y, ASM4854445v1, whole genome shotgun sequence sequence TTAATCTCGAATGAGCGGTTACACCACCAGGTATCAAGGTTGCTGCAATTCCGCTTGATGTAACAGCTACAATAATTTCTCCCTTACTTCTTATTCCAGAACACAAAGAACGCCAAATGAATGTCTTTCTAGTACTGGCATATCCATAAACAAATAACACTCCTCCTCTATTATTTAAAACAACATCCATTATTTCATTGTACACCGACCTTTGTTCATCAGTCATTGAAGAAATCTGACGCTCATTTTCTTCCATGAGTGACTGTTTGTCGTAGGACAATGCATCCATTACTAACGTGTTTCGATGGTGTGACGTTGTTGAAGAATATGGAAGAGGCATGCCTTGAAATCTAGTTAGGCTACTCACATTTAATTGAAGAGAATTTTCAATATCTATCAGAACATAATTTTTTAACTCTTCATCAGTCAGTTGTAAGGCTGATATAGGAAAAAAAGGTGCATATATTATTGATCGACAAATAGATGTTGTAGAAGAATAAATATAATGAGACATAGAGTGGAAAATTAAACAAATCACCCGTTATTTAAAAATTATTATAATCAAGGGAGCCATAAATGTAGAGCGATATAAAAGACAAACCTGGATTTTTAAGAAGTTTGTGTTGCCTATAAAGTATATCGTCGGAAAGAAGCTTCCAAATTTCTTCCCAAACTGTGGTCGGCATAGACAAAGTACCAGACTGTAATAAAGTCGAAAAAAGGTTCCGAAGGTAGAATCCAGACCCCCAATCTACAGCTTGTTTTATCGCATCAATATACTCTCTATAATCACCAATTAAGCCCAATTTGTAACACGCTTCTCTAAATGTCGGACAGATATTTTCGTCGACGGTCCTGATATCCTCAAAACAATTGGGCCCTTTAACATGATTCAACACGATTCTCATAAAATACAGCTCTCGGCAGTTCGGTGGGACGTGAACCAGCCTACCAATCGTAAACCCTTTTTTTCCAAGCTTCCAATGCCACTCCTTCTTCTTCCAAACAAATTTAGTTGGGAATTGAGAATATAACAATTCTTTTGCAACCTACATATCCCGTTGTTCATAACTATTGCAGCCCATCCAATTCAAAAACTGCGATACTCCCATTGATGATTTATCTACAACGTCGTCAATGAAATCATCAGCATAAAAAAATAGGTTGCTCATCCGGAAGGTGGTACTGCAGCCTTTCAACAACAGGAGTCCTATAATGAATTTCAAAACCAAATAACCTCCAAGCAGCTTCACATGCGGATAGATATCGACAGTCGTAAAACCTCTTAATCTCATCAAATCGACCAGGATCCTCCTCATTGCGACGCATATAAGTTGACTGCATCGTAACTCGATCAGAGCCCTTGTCAATATACTTGAAGAGATACTTAATAGATCGAGATTGATTACACCATTCGACGTTGATATGAGCCCGATATTTCAATAACAACTGAGGGTTATATGGAATGGCCAATTCGTTGCCGAGAGGTACACCATCTTTTTTCACCGTAACTCCTTTCTTGCTTCTCTTGTATATAGGATAACCCTCACCGTCAACCGTTTTTCTTTTAGTACACGGCTTTGGGTAATGTTTTGAGCAGTTTTCCCCGACCATACACGGTGATGATAACTTTTCTTTACCACACGGGCCATGGAGCATGTACTCACAAACAGCAGCATGTAAGATAGGTTCCTTAATCGTATCAGGAATCTCGCCAGAAATGATTTTGTAGACATCTGCAGCTTCAGGGAACTTGTACTCTCGATGTAGGAACAATAGTATATGCGCATGTAGCAGACCACGTTTTTGAAATTCAATAGTATATACCACTGCAAAATAAATATTTGAAATGCATGAGATTATATCCGGTACTGTGAAATAATAAATAATGGTTTAAATTAAACGGTTAACTTTAATGTGTACCTGCTCTAGCTTTTCCAAAAATATGTCGATCTTTTAATCCCTTATCAACTCATCGAGCTTAATTTTGAAGACGCGACATAAAATATCATGACGATCCTCCGATCTCAATCCTCTTTTAGTAACGAATGGAACTATTTACGGCCACTTGGTATTACACATGAATGTAATGAATAAATCTGGATAACCGAACCACTTGCAAATAGTCATGGTGTCAAGATAATTCACTTTCTTCCACTTGTCACCACCTGAGAAACTCGCAGGGATAATATACCGAGCACCGGCAGAAGATGGATCAATGTCTCCTCTCCCAAGAGCATTTGAAAGGTTCTTGTAATTATCTACCTGAAGTCGTTCTTGGTTAAAACGAATGTAATTGATCCTATGCGATTCAACCGTTATATAACCATCAACTAAAAACTGGTGAAATGCCTTTCCAGATAGTAACAACGTTGGAAATTCAATATCAGGTGATCTGTCTTGTAGACGATAGGCAAACCACTCCCGACACGTTGTTTCCTCACGCAGTTGATCGCTTGTGCTCACCCCAATAAAAGCTTCACCGTGAAGGATACCCAACCGATAACCATCATCCCCAGATGGGAATAACAGAGGATATTGGAGTGGAGTCTATAGAGGATGTAACTTAGATATCCGCTGCAAACCACCACATGACTTCTTACCAATAATATCCCATTTCTCCATATTTGGACCGATATCCCCTTCAATCAAAGCCGCAATCTCGAAAACCGTTGGACGATTATACGTTCTTCCATCTTTTTCTCTTCTGGAAAAAAGTCTGATACTCACTTCACTGTCTTTATCTATAGACAATTTATCCATAACCATCTTAAACATCTTAGCAAGAGGATTGTATTGGTAAATCATATTTTTTAACAACCGAATAAGATCATCGCTAAACCTAGAGGGATCGTTGGGACtgcatttaaaaaaaataataataattcaagatttttgtaataaaaatagATACCTGATGGCGGTTTTACGATTATAAACTTCTTCTTCAGTGTCATATATATACAATTGACAGAACATAGGGCTTGACTCTGCAGGCGGCACTAAAGTACCTATTCGATGAACGTTTTGACCTCCCATCCGAAAAGTGTAAGGACCTCTACCTTGATTGATGGCATGATCAATTTATTTACCCATAAAAGTAAAGGAAAACATCGAATTATAAGCTCTGATGTTTTCTCTAAAATGCTTGCTTAACCGATGATGTCCATTCAAAAGAGACTTAAGGATATCAGGTGGCTCATGTAAGTATGGGAGAAGACCTTTACTGTCCGAACAACATAGTGAAAATTTAGGACGTCTTGTACCACGATTTTTTTGTTTTCTCTCCTCAAACCACATTTGCGCCTTACATTTTTCACATTCATAATCTGGATCTCCAATATCCCAATATCCTTCCCAATCTTGTAAAAAATAAATTATACGTTAAAATTTGGCACGTAATAATTATTATGTACAAATTCAGTTAATGACTGACGTCGGATTAATAAGTTTAAAAATATACTTACTATCATTAATTAAGTCAAAGGATGAGGTTTGTTGAGTTCGTGAACATTCTCCAAGTGAAAAGAATGAATTTATTACATACCGATATGGGGTTTCTTCATTTGGAGTTATAGAAGGAAGAACTTCATTTAAAGATTCACCATACTCAGCACATAGATCTCTTACCAATCGCTCAATCACGTCTGTTGGACTACATATTCCTCCTAAATCACGTTATTATAAACAAGTATGAAGGAATATGATACTGCACATGACAAACTATGATATATAACATATAGAGATAGATATATACCTGTAGTGGTGAAGCTAAGTGGTGTAGTTGGGGGACTCAATTGAGAAAAGACATGACTAACATTACCAGTACGTTTTTTAGTTGAAAACGTTTTCCTTTTCTCTCTCGCCGTCTTCGCCCGTAACTGAGCAGGCGTTACAATGAGAGCATCGGGAGGTGATGACATAGGGCTAAAAATCACATTACTTGATCGTAATGTGATTGAGTTTTTTTTACGTACATGTCTTCTTGTATTTTGACTTGGGGTTTGGGAAACTGaaagtttttttaaaaaaaaacatttattagAAAAGTAATTTGCATAGGTTTGATTTAAAAATGTTTTTCCTTAAATAAAACTAAAACATAATAAATTGTAAATATCAAAAAAATAGCGATGTACCATTTGTAATGTCAGAGAGCGGCTTACGGGTATTTGACATTGGATGTTGACTTGCATCATAAATATCTTGTCTTGTCAGTTGAGTCGAATCAACTATAAtgtgcaaacataaattaaatgataaattatacAAATGAAAATGTACAAATCGAAAATGTTAATATGAAAATATGAGACGTttataaaatgaaaaaaaaaccgAGTCAACTCCCTACAAATACACGATATGGAATATAATGTTTTGGACTGTAGGAAATGGGCCGTAGTGAAGCTTTGTTTTCAGCAGCCCATAAAATCAGATCCAATAACAATAAAGTGAAACCCTAAAAACCTACTATATAAAGACCTCATTAATCATAATCAAGCCTCTCTATTTCCGCCTCCTCAAATATACGCCTCCTTCATCCCCTCATCACCCTCCCTCATCAATCTAGATCATAAATCCGCCATTGGAGATCGAATTTCCGTCATTCATCTCTTCATTCTCTCAATCAATATTATTTTCCACCTACCATATCCTCTCAATCAACATCTCATTCTCCCTATTTCAGTGCCTCTCCATGTCACACCGTAGCTTTAAAAAAAATAGATCCGTAAAAAAATGGTTAAAGATTAAAGCTGGAGATCGTCCTCAAATGGTTAAAGATCAAGCAAGACTATTTCATGGTGAAGAATTTAAGTCCGCTGAAAAATGGAGAGCAAGATTCTTGATGAAAGGTAGACAAAATTACTTTCCTCCTCTTTTTAATGACATGCAAGTAAACATATAGAAATAGTATCACccttttgttaaaaaaaaaaaaaaattactgtgACATGCAAACATAAATTCCGACATAATACCTTCAAAGTAGGGTCCTATTTTTTACCAAAAAATAGGGTCCTATTTTCTGAAAGTATATAAAATTAGTTTGTGGTTCTTATGCAAAATAAAATTTTTAGGTTAAAAATATGTAGATCTATGCTTTTaaatttgtaattttattttattgttgatttcaaaaaaaaaatgttattccACTAtgtaaaattaatgtgttttttttattaaaaaagtTTGTTTAGATGATAAATAAGTAGATCTATGATGAACAAAATTAATGTTACTTTTTTTAaaagtattttttttattttatgtcgaTTTTAATAGTCGCAATAATTAAATTTGGTTTATTAATGTtcattaataaaataaaaaaaattgccgaATGTATGTTAAAATTTCTGTCGATTTTACGTTTCGCAATAAACCGATCTAGGGTGTCAATATTGATTAGTATATTGTTTAATTTAGTTATTAACATATGGACTTTGTAATGAATTATTATTTTGACATGTTATTTGTGTTTTCTAcgaattattaaaaaaaaattatctgCAGCTTTTTTGATTCATTACTATGTAATTTTTAATGTTACTTTCACCATTTTGATTCACTTATTTTTTTGGTTAACTTAATCCACTATGTTGATTCAATtattattttggtttatttaatcTGTAGAACAGTGTAGAAGATTATAACCCGATCAGAAATTAAAACCGTGTACGAATCCAATTCCGTCTTACCTAACCCAATTATATGTCATCTGACCCAACACAATTAAATTTCACCTAGCCCAACCAAATCAATTCTGACCTAACCCATTTTAAATTGGGTTTTACCTGAACAACCAAATTTGAGTATGACCTTACCCAAACTGAATCACCCCCAATTGTGTCATGGACCTTATCCAAATTGAATCACCACCTAAATGGTTTTACCTAATTTATCCTGATTTTATCAACCTCACCCCACCCCAATCCAACCCAAACATAGGTTGACccgacccaacccaacccaaccaaacACATGGGTTGACcagacccaacccaacccaacccaaccatgGGTTTGACCCAACTCAACCCAACATGAGCTGACCCGACCTAACTCAACCCAACATGGGTTGACCCGGCCCAATCAATAACTTGGGTTGACCCGACCCAACCAACCACTTGGGTTGACCCGACCCAACCAACCAGATGGGCTGACCCGACCCAACCAACCAGATGGACTAACCCGACCCAACCAACAACCTGACCCAACCAACCACATGGGCTGACACGACCCAACCAACCACATGGGCTAACCCGACCCAACCAACCACATGGGTTGACCCGACCCTACCAAAATTGCGATTTTCGACTGCTGTTTTTATCGGTTTGTTTTTGTTAAGGGTAATattattattttgattaatggtATTATAGTTTCGTTAATGGACTTTTATAATGGAATTTCAGGTAATTGATCCAGTTTTTGTTCCTTTCAATACCACAATCTCAGATGCGAAGTGATTGTAGAGGCAGGGGTAGGTTTTCCGTCTAAATTTATGCGAAGTCAACTAAGTGAACTATACATCTCGACTTTTAGTTAATCCTAAACACGAAAGTCAAACTGAAATTGACCAACAATAATGGGTCTGACTCGTGCTTGTAAAAGGGAATGACCTTACTTGACCCACATGGGTCTGACCTTATTTGACCCACATAGGTCTCACCGTAGTTGGAGCACATGGTTATGACCAGACTTGACCCACATAGGTTGTATTTTAACCTGAACAAATGGGAGGACTTGAactgaatttaatcttgtatatatatatttttttcataGAAATAGACCTTCTAATATTGCACTTACAAATGGAGAAATTCGCTCGATGCATGACTGCACCATTAAGTTAAGTTCTTATCTTTTGTAGTAATTTTTATTCTATAGTAAGACCTTTGAATTATTACTCTTTTTTCGCTTACTGATATGTGCATATTCATACATTTTAttagcggttttggcacgtatttctatgcgtaattgttagctttaagctattatttctcccgaaacggtttactttggatTTCCTGTgtcattattgtaggaatgaTCAGAAGTAACCTAAATCAAGCTTTTATCTGTTCCCGGGGGCATTTTATGGAAACTATGAAGTTAGAAGCTCGGAATTCGATCGTCTTGGAATGCGTGCATGAAGTTGGAGGGCTGTTTGTTAGAGCAGAGAGAAGCTGCTACAGCGCAACTGGTCTATCGACCAGTGACTCTAGTCTATCGACCCAGGAGTTCAGCAGAGGAAGGAAAGTTGCCAGCACTGTACTGGGCAGTTGATCGACCGcgtcacctggtcgatcgactctATTTCGAGGCTGCGGTTTCTTTTACACGTTTGTGTTttgaaagcccacttgtaatttatcTTTTAGGCAGAACTATTATTAGTAGAACGTAACAAACAACTTAGGTTATGCTTTAATTTTTATTCAACAACTCAAGTTTTTAGACCTAGTTTTTAGAGGAAAGCGAAACGGAGGCTACAGATTACGATCAATTGTTTGTTCATCAAATTCTTTAGTAAACTTTAATTCAATTTTAATCTTCTCTtattcttgtttatttatttctagTTTCTTCCAATTTATATTTAAGCAATTCAATTTTAATCCCTTAGTTTTTTTAATtctaattcaatcatgtcaattttattccgtatctttaattttgcaattgtcatattcttaatcatgcgtcgctaaattcctatgctaggaattagggaatccatggcgttACGAGTTGCTATTATCAAGTTTAGGTTAAACCCATACCAGCCTTATTTACTTTTGTGAGATTTTACCCCTTTGCTAGATTGAGAGATTAGCGGAGTTagatttcttacaagtaattggAAAGACTAGTGGAGCGAAAGCAATCTAGTTTCATTCTAGGGTGAAAGAAGACCGAGAGGCTTAATTCAAATAGAGACTTAGaggacctatttgacatcctgagatGGTATTGGACAGACCTTGACTTACTTGACTGACCCTTAGGCCATGGTGAACTGAAGTTCCTAGCTGCTTTTTAATATCTATTTTAAACTTCATTTAAATTTCAgtaattagtttagaatcaaccaaCCAAAACCCCCCCAACAATTGTTatttcaatagattaaaaatagaaaatagaattgatcttgtctctctgcggttcgacccttactatcactagctatagttttagtttggtttataaatttaactttgatacaaaacgacggtatcaaattttggcgccgttgccggggagacggtgtaattgtgtttgctttatttttagtttatttttcttgtctcaaggaactttggttccttgaggccgttgcttaccttttcCTTCTAGTTTTGCTTGTGCACAGTTAGAAGAAGATTTCGAGAGGAAAACTTGAGTACTCCCGATTTTGCTACAATCATGCCAACAATATACGATCAGTCTCAACCAAAGGTACAAGATATTCCTCAGGGATTTAGCCTCCCTGTTCCTACACAGGGGACTTTTGATATCCACCCCTCTCACATCTCTTTAGTGGAGCGGAACCTATTTGGGGGATTACCAGATTAAGATCCTGGGACGCATATGGAGATCTTCACGGACTATTGTTGTTCCATATCTGTACCGGCCGGAGTgacccaagatgaagtaaaggagaCATTAATTCTATACTCCTTGAAAGATTCTGCGCGTGAATGGTACCACTACCTTGATAAGGTAGCAGCTGGAGTTACAAACTGGACATCTACAAAAGATATTATCCGCCTGTGAAAACCAATGCTTTGAGAAGTCAAAtcacaaatttccagcaaggacccGATGAGGAAttacatgaagcatgggtccgtttcaagaaattaGTTCGATCAGTTCCTCACCACGGTTTtcagcagtggtacctttgcaaccaattttataatgccTTGTACGATGACTACAGAGTCATCCTTGATGAGGCTgcaaatggtaggttccaaaacaatGTGGATTctaataaaggttggaacactattgaggagatggcagttcaTAGAGCTGAATATGGGAGTTCGCGTGGGAATTCGCGAAAgccaagtgatgaaatgagtgccgttgcgGCACTTGAAGCATCTATTAATGCCCGGTTCGAAAAGCTCGAGTTTTCTAAGACTTTCGAGAAGAAAATTGAAATTCCTGTTCATAACTCAAATGAGACCGCGGAATTAAGAGAAATAGTCCAAGCTCTTTTGGTTCAAGTTACGAAAACAGAAGAAGCTAGGATTGAATCTGCAAGGAATTTTGAGAAGCAGTTGGAGATTCTAGCGGCTAAccaagtcgccaattcttcaagcaaaaGTGAGGTTCCTATCGAGACACTTAATGCAATTCACCTTCGCAGTGGTCTCTCATATGAAGGTCCTGATAAGCCAAGAAAAGACTGGGAAAATGATGAAAAGTCAGATTTAAATTCCGGTATGAAAACAAACTTTACTGCCAgtgccagtggtcgatcgaccaacaacatcagtcgatcgaccagaatctcTGAGACGAAAAAGGTTCTGACAAGCAGGAACTATTTAAACTCAgtgcacttggtcgatcgaccgagccccatggtcgatcgactgggtcaccAGTGCTGAATGAAAATCCGTCAATTGAATTGCAAAATACTTCAGCTAGTGACGATTTGACGGAGATTTTAAACATTCGGAAGACGAAAATTGTCGACCCTACGACGAGTGTTGcggtcccgtatccggagcgtttaagGAATACAAAGTTGGAGCGTAAGttcggtaagtttttggagatcgtcaagaatcttgaggtaaccattcctttcactgacttaattacccaggtaccttcttacactaagttcatgaaggatattttgaatcgtaagaaGAATTTTAATGATGTTGGTACTATTGCTTTCACAAAGGAGTGTAATGTTCTTTCACGATGCAacataccacctaaattaaaagacccgggtagtttttcgattccatgTACTATAGGTAACCATGAATTTGGGAAAGCTCTTTGTGAtctaggggccagtgtcagtgttatgccataTTCCGTGTGTGAAAAGTTAAATATAGGTAACCTTAAGGTGACCAATATGACCCTTCAGATGGCAGATAGATCGATTCAGAGACCCTTAGGTAttttagaagatgtacccgttcgagtgggtaagttctttattcctgtcgatttcgtcgttttagacattgctgaggatagtcagatacctattatcttaggtagaccatttttacatacggCTGGGAccgtgatagatgtcaaacgcggagcCTTGACTTTGaaggtaggggatgacacaattgagttcagtcttgctcgcaCTGCGACTGAACCTGGTgatgatgatacatgttattccgttgatattgttgacagggctgttaattgtaactggagggaatccttagccaaggatcctcTAGTTGATTTAACccttttagatgagtgtgcagttaATCCAACAAAGAATGCCGAGGAgctagatgttttggaagcagtaATGGAAGGCCacgagctcacagaggaagaagatgagatgatcATAAGCTTGGCCAACGCaaatttggtaaacacttgctatgccattgaagctgattctgcctatgctgttgaggtaaaggtgccagagcataagccacttcctccaaatcttaagtatgtctttttagatgatacggagcaatacccagctattgttagtgctaagcttgacgataaccagctttctgctttgatgtgtgtacttaagaaaaacaggaaagctttaggttattctttggatgatattaagggcatcggCCTTGACATTTGTATGCACATAATTGAGCTGGAGGAGggtcacaagccttacagacagggtcagcgcgAGCTGAATCCGAAGATGCAGGAGGTTgtcatggctgaggtgatgaaactactcgatgcaggtattatttatacagttggcaactccaagtgggttagcctagttcaggtagtcccgaagaaaggagggaccactgtggtacaaaatgagaaaaatgaattaataccaactcgagttgtaacaggttggcggatgtgcattgactacagacagttaaatgccgtcacaaaaaaagaccatttccccctcccctTTGTTGACCAGATGACTGAAAGACTAGCCTCTAATAAATTTTTCTGTTTCTTAGAcggatactcagggttctttcagatccctattcatcgggatgatcagagtaagactacatttacctgtcgaCAAGGTGTTTTTGCATACCtcagaatgcctttcggattgtgtaatgccTCAGCTACCTTttagaggtgcatgatggggattttttctgattatatagagaatattatggaggtatttatggatgacttctcagtttatggtaataaCTT is a genomic window containing:
- the LOC141628176 gene encoding uncharacterized protein LOC141628176; translated protein: MSSPPDALIVTPAQLRAKTAREKRKTFSTKKRTGNVSHVFSQLSPPTTPLSFTTTGGICSPTDVIERLVRDLCAEYGESLNEVLPSITPNEETPYRPNDPSRFSDDLIRLLKNMIYQYNPLAKMFKMVMDKLSIDKDSEVSIRLFSRREKDGRTYNRPTVFEIAALIEGDIGPNMEKWDIIAFIGVSTSDQLREETTCREWFAYRLQDRSPDIEFPTLLLSGKAFHQFLVDGYITVESHRINYIRFNQERLQVDNYKNLSNALGRGDIDPSSAGARYIIPASFSGGDKWKKVNYLDTMTICKWFVVYTIEFQKRGLLHAHILLFLHREYKFPEAADVYKIISGEIPDTIKEPILHAAVCEYMLHGPCGKEKLSSPCMVGENCSKHYPKPCTKRKTVDGEGYPIYKRSKKGVTVKKDGVPLGNELAIPYNPQLLLKYRAHINVEWCNQSRSIKYLFKYIDKGSDRVTMQSTYMRRNEEDPGRFDEIKRFYDCRYLSACEAAWRLFGFEIHYRTPVVERLQYHLPDEQPIFLC